One part of the Parambassis ranga chromosome 8, fParRan2.1, whole genome shotgun sequence genome encodes these proteins:
- the mlx gene encoding max-like protein X has translation MTDPTSPEDHWKTDGAFSDSGFDHSFFGETGRKGTVVSRANSIGSTSASSVPNTDDEDSDYRHETSYKESYKDRRRQAHTQAEQKRRDAIKKGYDDLQSIVPTCQQQSEFAVGTQKISKATILQKTIDYIHFLHKEKKKQEEEVSVLRKEVMALKIMKTNYEHIVKAHQNNPQQGEDQVSDQVKFNIFQSIMDSLFQSFSNSVSVNSFQELSACVFSWIEEHCKPQTLREFVVGVLRQLNGQLY, from the exons ATGACGGATCCAACATCTCCGGAGGACCACTGGAAA ACAGACGGTGCTTTCAGTGACAGCGGCTTTGACCATA GTTTCTTTGGTGAAACCGGCAGGAAAGGAACCGTTGTGTCCAGAGCAAATAGCATCGGCTCAACAAGTGCCTCTTCAGTACCAAATACAG ATGATGAAGACAGTGACTACAGGCACGAGACCTCATACAAAGAGTCGTATAAGGATCGGCGGAGACAAGCGCACACACAAGCTGAGCAGAAGCGTAGGGATGCTATCAAG aAAGGCTATGATGACCTCCAGTCAATTGTACCAACCTGCCAGCAGCAGTCAGAGTTTGCAGTGGGTACACAGAAGATCAGCAAGGCCACAATACTTCAGAAAA caaTTGACTACATCCATTTTCTtcataaagaaaagaagaagcaggaagaggaagtttCCGTCCTAAGGAAAGAAGTGATGGCACTTAAGATCATGAAAAC GAACTATGAGCACATAGTGAAGGCTCACCAGAACAACCCTCAGCAGGGAGAGGATCAGGTCTCTGACCAGGTCAAGTTCAACATCTTTCAGAGCATCATGGACTCCTTGTTTCAGTCTTTCAGCAACTCTGTTTCAGTAAACAGCTTCCAAGAACTGTCGGCCTGCGTCTTCAGCTGGATCGAGGAGCACTGCAAGCCACAG ACTCTGCGGGAGTTTGTGGTTGGAGTGCTCCGGCAGCTCAATGGTCAGCTCTATTGA
- the psmc3ip gene encoding homologous-pairing protein 2 homolog has translation MSKKDNGASLILAYLNEKNRPYSAQDVFCNLQKQHGLGKTAVVKAMELLALEGKIKEKTYGKQKIYFADQAQFKDVNDADLKAMDSQISELSAEVQSLNQSCRQLDAELKELNSSLTTEEMVSEIRELKTECSGHRARLEKIKSASNHVTPAEKDKVYKEQDLYVKEWRKRKRLASDMINAILEGYPKSKKEFLDEAGVETDEDCKVVIPST, from the exons ATGAGTAAAAAAGATAACG GAGCGTCACTCATCCTTGCCTACCTAAATGAGAAGAATCGACCCTACAGTGCGCAGGATGTCTTCTGTAATTTACAAAAGCAGCATGGTTTGGGGAAAACG GCAGTGGTCAAAGCCATGGAGTTGCTGGCTCTAGAGGGCAAGATAAAGGAGAAAACATATGGCAAACAGAAGATCTATTTTGCGGATCAG GCTCAGTTCAAAGATGTAAATGATGCAGACCTGAAGGCAATGGACTCTCAGATCTCAGAGCTCAGCGCAGAGGTACAATCCCTGAAccagagctgcaggcagctaGATGCAG agctgaaggagctgaACAGCTCCCTGACAACAGAGGAAATGGTGTCAGAGATCCGGGAGCTGAAGACGGAGTGTTCTGGGCACAGAGCGCGCCTGGAGAAGATAAAGTCAGCCTCAAATCATGTCACACCGGCAGAGAAAGACAAG GTTTATAAAGAGCAAGATCTATATGTGAAAGagtggagaaagaggaagagattg GCCTCAGACATGATCAATGCCATCCTGGAGGGTTATCCAAAGAGCAAAAAGGAGTTTCTT GATGAAGCTGGAGTGGAGACTGATGAGGACTGTAAGGTAGTCATTCCAAGCACTTGA
- the retreg3 gene encoding reticulophagy regulator 3, whose protein sequence is MAHTGVMQEEDFNAKQGSSVCLRSRPCSSERDSQVRVVKAALQSRLGPYEPVLTYLQSVLVWERPLQCVLLYILVNVVFWFFALTSLRLLFLLASGLAVLVCVDTWRNKIWPEIRVRKLDESENESWGLVQPGILSVPELCHHIAEAWVSAAVLTSSVMQYKRQNPGKFCILTCGVFSCLAVIGRYIPGLVLSYSALLATLLAPLAAYHRVFQLVCVKLEPVLQRLDFSIHGYMMSKPIDNQFLRKPIHGAASGEASDSEEELAAFCPTFDDAVVAKELALTDSEHSDAEVSYTENGTFNLSRGQTPLTEGSEDLDRHSDAEESFAQDLPDFPSINPDATLMDDDDDTSIGLPSLGPSGLASHRASVLDVDAHLDSDQEDLDAELSLGGLPAASDITGDLAGIIASNMIQAALAGAMQPRPSASQRREGPPNAGAHRSYRKQSSSELDTDLDGEDFEMLDQSELNQMDPMGGGGGTRRGDSQGSNFLSSLLGKPQ, encoded by the exons ATGGCGCACACTGGAGTCATGCAAGAGGAGGATTTCAATGCCAAGCAGGGGTCGAGTGTCTGCCTGCGAAGTCGTCCATGCTCCAGCGAGAGAGACAGTCAGGTACGGGTTGTCAAAGCTGCTCTTCAGTCCAGGTTGGGGCCCTACGAGCCTGTCCTGACATATCTACAGTCTGTCCTGGTGTGGGAAAGACCCCttcagtgtgttctcctctacATTCTGGTCAACGTTGTGTTCTG GTTCTTCGCCCTGACCTCACTGCGCCTGCTGTTCCTGCTGGCTTCTGGCCTGGCTGTGCTTGTCTGTGTTGATACCTGGAGGAATAAGATCTGGCCAGAGATTAGAG TCAGAAAACTGGATGAGTCAGAAAATGAGAG CTGGGGTCTGGTGCAGCCTGGCATCCTAAGTGTGCCTGAACTATGCCACCACATTGCCGAGGCCTGGGTCAGTGCAGCTGTTCTCACATCCAGTGTGATGCAGTACAAACGACAAAACCCTGGCAAA TTTTGCATCCTGACATGTGGAGTGTTCAGCTGTTTAGCTGTGATTGGCCGGTACATTCCCGGTTTGGTGCTCTCCTACTCTGCTT TGTTAGCAACTCTCCTGGCCCCTTTGGCAGCGTATCACAGGGTTTTTCAGCTCgtgtgtgtgaagctggagCCGGTCCTGCAGCGGCTGGACTTCAGCATTCATGGATACATGATGTCAAAGCCCATTGATAACCAGT TCCTGCGAAAGCCAATCCATGGTGCCGCCTCAGGTGAAGCCAGTGACAGTGAGGAAGAGTTGGCTGCTTTCTGCCCAACA TTTGACGATGCTGTTGTTGCGAAGGAACTTGCTCTGACCGACTCTGAGCACTCTGATGCTGAGGTGTCCTACACCGAAAATGGAACGTTTAATCTTTCACGTGGCCAGACCCCACTGACAGAGGGCTCTGAAG ATCTTGACAGGCACAGTGATGCTGAAGAATCATTCGCCCAAGACCTCCCAGACTTTCCCTCTATAAACCCTGATGCCACGCTGATGGATGACGATGACGACACGAGCATTGGGCTACCTAGTCTGGGTCCATCTGGGCTAGCGAGTCACAGGGCTTCAGTGCTGGATGTGGATGCCCATCTGGACTCCGACCAGGAGGATCTGGATGCAGAACTTTCACTCGGTGGCCTGCCAGCTGCCTCTGATATTACTGGAGACTTGGCTGGAATCATTGCCAGCAACATGATCCAGGCCGCACTGGCTGGGGCAATGCAACCTCGCCCTTCTGCTAGCCAGCGCAGAGAAGGTCCCCCAAATGCAGGGGCCCACCGAAGCTACCGTAAGCAGTCCAGCTCCGAGCTGGACACAGACTTGGATGGGGAGGACTTTGAAATGCTGGATCAGTCTGAACTGAACCAGATGGATCctatgggaggaggagggggtacTAGAAGGGGAGACAGTCAGGGGTCTAACTTCTTGTCTAGCCTGCTTGGTAAACCACAGTAA
- the tubg1 gene encoding tubulin gamma-1 chain — protein MPREIITLQLGQCGNQIGFEFWKQLCAEHGISPEGIVEEFATEGTDRKDVFFYQADDEHYIPRAVLLDLEPRVIHSILNSPYANLYNPENIYLSEHGGGAGNNWASGYSQGKKIQEDIFDIIDREADGSDSLEGFVLCHSIAGGTGSGLGSYLLERLNDRYPKKLVQTYSVFPNQDEMSDVVVQPYNSLLTLKRLTQNADCVVVLDNTALNRIATDRLHIQNPSFSQINQLVSTIMSASTTTLRYPGYMNNDLIGLIASLIPTPRLHFLMTGYTPLTTDQSVASVRKTTVLDVMRRLLQPKNVMVSTGRERQPSHCYIAILNIIQGEVDPTQVHKSLQRIRERKLASFIPWGPASIQVALSRRSPYLPSAHRVSGLMMANHTSISSLFERTCRQYDKLRKREAFLEQFRKEDIFKDNFDELDNSREVVQQLVDEYSAATRPDYISWGTQEQ, from the exons ATGCCACGGGAAATCATAACGCTTCAGCTTGGACAATGTGGAAATCAAA TTGGGTTTGAGTTTTGGAAGCAGTTGTGTGCAGAGCATGGCATCAGCCCAGAGGGGATTGTTGAGGAGTTTGCAACAGAGGGGACCGACAGAAAGGATGTGTTCTTCTATCAG GCGGATGATGAGCACTACATCCCTCGGGCAGTTCTTCTGGACTTGGAGCCCAGGGTGATCCACTCCATTCTCAACTCCCCTTACGCAAACCTGTACAACCCAGAGAACATCTATTTGTCTGAGCATGGTGGAGGTGCTGGGAACAACTGGGCCAGTGGATATTCACAG GGCAAAAAAATTCAGGAAGATATCTTTGACATCATTGACCGTGAGGCAGATGGCAGTGACAGTCTGGAG GGATTTGTCCTGTGTCACTCAATTGCTGGGGGTACGGGCTCAGGGCTGGGATCGTACCTACTGGAGAGGCTCAATGACAG ATACCCAAAGAAGCTGGTTCAGACGTACTCTGTTTTCCCGAACCAGGATGAGATGAGTGACGTGGTGGTGCAGCCGTACAActcactgctcacactgaagAGGCTCACTCAGAATGCAGACTGTGTG GTGGTGTTGGATAACACGGCCCTAAATCGCATCGCCACAGACAGGCTGCATATCCAGAACCCCTCGTTCTCCCAGATCAATCAGCTG GTTTCTACCATCATGTCTGCAAGCACAACCACTCTGCGTTACCCAGGCTACATGAACAACGACCTTATTGGCCTGATTGCCTCGCTCATCCCCACACCCCGTCTCCACTTCCTGATGACTGGATACACACCATTAACAACCGACCAGTCT gtTGCTAGCGTTAGAAAAACCACAGTGCTGGATGTGATGAGGAGGCTGCTGCAGCCCAAGAATGTGATGGTGTCcacaggaagagagaggcagCCTAGCCACTGCTACATAGCCATTCTCAACATCATCCAGGGAGAAGTCGATCCCACGCAG GTGCACAAAAGCCTCCAAAGAATCAGAGAGCGCAAGCTTGCCAGCTTCATTCCCTGGGGTCCAGCCAGCATCCAGGTGGCTTTGTCCAGGAGATCCCCATACCTGCCCTCAGCTCACAGAGTCAGTGGCCTGATGATGGCCAACCACACAAGCATCTCCTCA TTGTTTGAGCGGACGTGCAGGCAGTATGACAAACTGCGTAAGCGTGAGGCCTTCCTGGAGCAGTTCCGCAAAGAGGACATATTCAAGGACAACTTTGATGAGCTGGACAACTCTCGTGAAGTTGTTCAGCAGCTGGTAGATGAGTACAGTGCAGCCACACGGCCTGATTACATTTCTTGGGGCACACAGGAACAATGA